TCTATCTCGGACAGTGGAACCAACCAGAAAAATCCGGATAAAGTCCCTACCGCTTTGCACTGACGTGATGGGTCCTGTCGACGAGCCTCGCCCTGAAGCCGAAACCACAGGCAGCGACCCCACACCAACCCCTGCGCCCCTGCCCACACCGGAGCCAGCACCAACCCCTGCACCGACGCCAGCACCGGCACCAACCCCCGCACCTACGCCGGACCCAGTGATCGCGTCCACCGTCTCCATCCCTGCGCAGGACGCTTCAGATCAGGACGACTCAGATCAAGACGGAGGTGAATGGGAGCTGCTGGTGGGCAAGGCCAAGGCTTGGGTGGAGCAGAACGATCTTGCTCAGCTCTGGACCAAAGCCCAGCTACCGCTGCGGGTGATTGGAGGCTTGATTGCCTTCGCCCTGGTGGCGAAGGTGTACTCCGGTGTGCTCAACACCATTGACAGCCTTCCTCTGGCTCCAGGCCTTCTTGAGCTCGCCGGCCTGATCTGGTTGATGAATTTTGCTGTTCGCAACTTGATCAGGAACAGCGACCGGGACAAATTCATCACGGCCACCCGGTCAACCTGGAGCCGTATTACGGGCCGATCAAGCTGAAGCGATCATCCCGATTGGTAGCTTGATCAGACTTCATTAAGTCGCGCGGTGGACATTCAGCTCGGACGCTCAAAGACCGTTCGCCGGGCCTACGGAATCGATGAAATCGCTCTGGTGCCTGGGGGTCGCACGGTTGACCCCGAGGTGACCAACACCCGTTGGAAACTTGGGGGCATCGAGCGGGACATCCCCATCATCGCCAGCGCCATGGACGGCGTGGTTGATGTCGACATGGCCGTCCGTCTGTCGCAGCTTGGGGCCCTTGGCGTTCTCAATCTGGAGGGTGTGCAGACCCGATACGAGGATCCCAACCAAGTTCTGGACCGCATCGCAGCCGTCGGCAAAGACGAGTTCGTCCCGCTGATGCAGGAGATCTACAGCCAACCGGTTCAAGAAGCGCTGATCCGCAAACGCATCCAAGCCATCAAGGCCCAGGGAGGCATCGCCGCAGTAAGCGGGACTCCCGTAGCAGCCCTGCGTTTCGGCAAGGCCATCGCCGAAGCCGGAGCGGATCTCTTTTTTGTACAGGCCACCGTGGTATCGACCGATCACATCGGCCCTGAAGGACAGGAGACCCTCGATCTCGAAGCCCTCTGTCGCGACATGGGTGTCCCCGTGGTCATCGGGAACTGCGTGACCTACGACGTGGCCATGCAACTGATGCGTGCTGGTGCGGCGGGAGTGATGGTGGGAATAGGACCGGGGGCCGCTTGCACCTCACGGGGCGTTCTCGGTGTCGGGATTCCCCAGGCCACAGCTGTTGCAGACTGCGCAGCTGCGAGGGCCGACTACGAGAAAGAAACCGGTCGCTACGTCCCGATCGTTGCTGACGGTGGCATCGTGACCGGTGGTGACATCTGCAAATGCATCGCCTGCGGAGCAGACGCGGTGATGATTGGATCGCCCATTGCCCGCGCGGACGAAGCTCCCGGCCGGGGCTTCCACTGGGGCATGGCAACGCCAAGTCCAGTGCTGCCGCGCGGCACCCGCATCAACGTGGGAAGCACCGGAAGCATCGAGCGCATTCTCCGCGGCCCGGCAAAGTTGGACGATGGAACACACAACTTGCTGGGGTGCCTGAAAACATCGATGGGGACCCTCGGCGCCCGGACCATCGAAGAAATGCAGCAGGTCGAGGTCGTCGTCGCCCCGTCATTGCTGACGGAAGGGAAGGTTTACCAAAAGGCCCAGCACCTGGGGATGGGCAAATAGAGCAGAGCTAGGCTGAGGTGTGTGCGGGTTTAGGCCCACACACTCCTCACACCCCCCGGCCCGGCGCGATCGGGCTTTCACTCTTGTTGGAGAGCGTCTGTCACAAGTTCCCTTCTTGACAGGGAAGGGCCATGTTTTCGCTCGAAACGGTTGCTAAATTCTCTCTAAATCTTCCTGCTCATATGTCCAGCGCCGCTGCCGTTACCGATGCGTCCTTCGAGCAGGACGTTCTCCAGAGCGACGTGCCGGTTCTTGTGGATTTCTGGGCACCCTGGTGTGGACCCTGCCGAATGGTGGCTCCCATCGTCGAAGAAATCGCCAAGGAATTCGACGGACAGATCAAGGTCTTCAAACTCAACACTGACGAAAACCCCAACGTCGCCAGCCAGTACGGAATCCGCAGCATTCCAACCTTGATGGTGTTCAAGGGCGGTCAGAAGGTCGACACGGTGGTGGGTGCTGTTCCCAAGGCGACCCTGTCGGGCACCATCTCCAAATACCTCTGAATCCTTCTCCCACTCGGAGAGATCGGTTGAGTCTGAACCTCGGGTTAATCGACTACGGCATGGGCAATCTCCACTCAGTGGAGACTTGCCTTCTACGTTTGGGTGAACGCTGCAGGCTGATCAAAAGCGCTGATCAGCTGGATGGCATTGACGCTCTGATCCTTCCTGGGGTCGGAGCTTTTGACCCCGCCATGGCCAACCTCAGGGCCACAGGGCTCGTGCCTCATCTGATGAGCTGGGGCGAGGACAATCGACCGTTGCTCGGGATCTGTCTCGGCCTTCAGCTGCTGTTCGAACACAGTGATGAAGGACGTGATCCTGGCCTCGGACTGCTCAGTGGACGTGTGAAACGCCTCCCGGAAGGCCGCGGCGAACGCATCCCCCACATGGGTTGGGCCCCACTGAAGCATCGCGGCAACTGCCCACTGCTCGATGCCGACACCACTTCTCAATGGGTGTATTTCGTTCACAGCTACGCCGCAGTTCCTAGCGACCGCAATGACTTGAGAGCCACGGCAGCCTTCGGCGATCAAGAGGTGACTGCCATGGTCTGGAGAGGCCGACTCGGAGCCTGCCAGTTCCATCCGGAGAAGTCGTCCGATGCCGGAGAACAAATGCTGCGACGCTGGTTGGCCTGGCTGCAGCGCGGGGCCGAGCCCATCCAATGAGCGGTGGAGGGCAACTTCGCCTCAGCGGTGGTCGACGTTTGCTGAGCCCTGGAGGACGCTCCGCGCGTCCCACAACCTCAAGGGTCCGAGAAGCCGTGATGAATATCCTCGCGCCGCGCTTGCACGACTGCCGATGGCTGGACCTATGCAGCGGCAGTGGGGTGATGGGCTGTGAGGCTCTGCAACGGGGTGCACTCTGCGTGGTAGCAGTGGACCAGGATCCGCACTGCATCCGCACCAGTCGTGCCAACCTCAGCACTGTCGCAATGGGTCGTTCACCGACTCCGGAGATCCGCACAGAACGTCGAGAACTGATCGGCTGGCTACGCAGGGGATGGAGGGAAGACCCCTTCGATATCGTCTACTTCGATCCTCCCTACGACCAAGGCCTCTACGAACCTGGCCTTGATGCACTTGCTCAAGGGAATTGGATTCACCAGGATTCTCTGGTGGTGTGCGAATACAGGTCGAACCTGAATCCCGTACCGGGCTCAGGCTGGCCTGTTCTGGATCAACGCCGTTACGGCATCAGCAGTGTGCTGCTGCTCAGCCCCCCAGAGCACTGCCGCCGCGGCGGTACTGGTTCCATGCCGCCACAAACAGCCCCATCAGAGTGACGGGAATCAGACCAAGAACGATGCCGCAGAGCAGAGGTTCGATCATGGCGTCGCGTCAGCTATCAGAATTGAGCAGAATTCTCTCATTGGAACTCCAGGTCTGTGGTCCAGCCGTCACGAATTGCGGCCGAATCAGCATCAGCTGATCCAAGCGATCGAGGTCGCGGCCTGATCGCCGCCCTTGTGGTGTCGGCTGCGACAGCTTGTGTCGTGCTGGTGCTCTGGGTTCTCGGAAGCGCCCAACAGGATCCCTACATCAAGGCAAGCCTTGAACTGCAAGGTGCCGTCGACCACGGCGGACAGCTGTTCCGCATCAACTGCGCCGGCTGCCACGGACTTGCCGGCCAAGGATTGGTCGGACCTTCACTGCAGGGCGTCAGCAATCAGCTGAAAGACCCAGCCCTGGTTCACCAAATCATCAGCGGCGAAACACCACCCATGCCGAGTTTTGAGATGGAGCCGCAATCGATGGCCGACCTCCTGGCCTACCTGCGCACACTCAGCTGAGCCGCTGCCTTGAATGCCGTCGTTGTACTGGTCGAACCGGCCGGCCCCCTGAACATCGGAAGTGTGGCCAGGCTCTGCGCCAATTTCGGTGTGAGCGAACTGCGGCTGGTTGCCCCCCGATGTGACCATCTCTGCGAGCAGGCCATGCAGATGGCTGTTCACGGGCAATCACTGCTTCGTGCAGCCGTGGTGGTTCCCGACCTGCTGACAGCCATCAACGACTGCCGACGCACTGTGGGAAGTTGCGGACGACTGGACCATGGAGAGATTCCCCTGCAGGCTCCGGAGCAGGCCCTGGGCTGGTTGCTGGCCAGCGATGACAGCGCGTCCAGCACGACTGCCCCCGTGGCCCTTGTCTTCGGGCGCGAGGACCGCGGCCTCAGCAACAGTGAGCTAAGGCTCTGCCAAAGAATTTTGTGTTTGCAGAGCGATGCGGCGTATCCCTCCCTGAATCTGTCCCATGCCGTGGCTGTGGTTCTGCACGAGTTGGCCCGTCTCAATCAGGGAGGAACAGAAACCTGCAGCATCGACCCCCCGTCGCCGGACCCGGCAGCCGCGAAAGCTCTGTCAGCGTTCCTGGACGATGCAACAGACCTCCTACTGGAGGCAGGTTTTCTGCTGGAGCACACCGCCTCAGCTCGCATGGCCAAAGTGAGCGATCTGCTGCAACGCGCAACGGTGCGCGCGGAGGAAGTTGCTCTGCTGCGAGGAATGGTGCGCCAACTGCGCTGGGCCATCCGCGCCGAGCGCCCCTAACCTCTGCCGAACAATTACGGCTGAAAGGTTGGCCAACAGTCGTTCGTCACGACGCGCCGCAGGTTGGGGAGGACCGGTCCGTCTCATCCTGCGTCTTGTGTTGATGGGAGTGGGGCTTGGACTGCTCACGGGCACAGGCCTCCGACTCCTGGCACCGCGCGTTCAGAAGCAGGAGTTTCCACTGCCAAGCTGGCTTGCCGATCAAGCGGTGATCACCACGCTGCTTGGCGAGGCCGTTGAGCCACAACCCGCTGATGAGTCGACGAAGGTCGAGCAGGATGCGTCAGCAGCAGCGAAGGGTCTTCAACAGGCACGATTTGCCCCAACGGTGGAAATCAAGGCCCTGTCCAATCGCTGGACGGAACTGGCCGCACAACAGAGCGATCTACAAGCCAGTGCCTACCTGTTGATCCTGGACGACGGACGCTTTGCAGCCATGCATGCGGAGCGCCCGATGCCTGCTGCCAGTTCGATCAAGACACCGATCCTTCTTGCAGTGCTGGAACTGCTTGATCAAGGAACGCTTCAGTGGAATGAACCCCTCACCTTGACCCAAGAGCTGGTGGGAGGCGGCGCCGGATGGATGGCCTCTCGGCCGCTGGGCAGCCGCTTCCCCACCTATGAGGTCGCCACAGAAATGATCCGCGTGAGCGATAACTCCGCCACCAACCTGATGATTGCCAGGGCAGGGGGAATGGAGCAGATCAATGCCCGCTTTCAGGTGCTGGATCTCCCAGCCACCGTGGTGAACAACTGGCTGCCGGATCTCGATGGAACCAACACCACGAGTGCACGGGATCTCAGCCGTGCCATCGCTTTGGTGGATAGCGGCGAGGTTCTGGGTCCCCGAAGTCGGGATCTGTTTCGCGAGGTCATGGGGACGTCGGTCACCAACACCCTTCTCCCCACGGGCTTGATGCGCGGCTTGGGTGGAGCTCAGGGCGCACCTGACGACAGCCTGGCCCGTAAGGGCTACCGCGTCTACAACAAAACCGGTGACATCGGTCTTGCTTACGCCGATGCCGGCCTGATCGAACTCCCGGACGGCAGACGCGCTGTGGCGGGATTTTTAGTGAAAGGCCCCTTCAACGACCCCAGATCCACGGAACTGATCCGTCAGCTGTCCGCCGCCATGGCACCGCACCTGAAACCCATCCCCGCCCCTCCAAAGCCATGAAGCTCGCCACTCTGTTGTCCGCAACGTGTGTGTGTGTTGCGGCGATGCCCGTCTCCGCTGAGGTATTTGAGCGTCAACAAAGCGTTCGCCCCTTACCGGGAGGCCTCGACAGCGTGTTGATGGTGAACGACAACAACCCCGAACTGATTCAGGACGACGGCATCCTGATCTCGACCTTTCCGGACGGCAAGGAGGCATCGGTTCCCGTTGTGTTGAACGGTCGCTTTGACCTGTTCAGCCACCACGTGTATGCCGGTGATGCGGAGGGAAGCCCCACATCGACCCTGTGGCTGGCGGTGCTGGCGGCACCCCTGGGGGACGCTCCGGTGACCCTGCAACTGCTCTCGGGCAGCACCTCGCTCTCACAGGCGACAGAACCCGGCCAGACCCAGGCCCCCTTCCTGCCCTTGCCGAGCCTGATGCGGGAGACCACCGAGGTTGTGGCAGCAGGCCCAGGCAGCCGTGTGGCCGGCGATCTGTTGGCCGGTCGCCGTGCGCCGGAACTGGCCAACCGACGCTGGACCCTCCCGCCAGGCTTACCCACACGGATCGTGCTTTTGCCCATTCCCGTGGCAGGTCTCGACCCACTACTGAACGGCCGCAACCTTCAACTGCGCTTTCAAAGCTCCGGCCCCGTTGCGATCGCCACCCTGGCTGCCCATGGCAACGATGGACAGGCTCCAGACGATCAACACTGGCTGCAGCTGCTGAAGGCCCAGCGCATGAGCAGCAAGGAGCATCAACCCACCCCACGGGGCAGCAAGGGCAAGATCATCTACTCCCGAGTGAGCGGTGTTCAGATCGGCAGCAGCTGGAGGGGACGCATCACCGACCCGGGGAGCCCTGTTCTGGCCGCACCGAAGGAACCCATCTCATGGCCGATCAGCAGTTTGGAGCGCGGAACCCTCGCCACCAAGCAGGTGCAGACCGCGGAACTCAGGAGCTTTTATCCGGGAACAGCCTGGGCCGCCCATGGCAACTACGGGGTGGAATACGACCTCACCCTCCCGCTGAAGAACACCGGTTCAGCCTCTTTGACACTGCAGCTGTCACTGGATTCTCCACTCAAAGGCAACAGCCAAACCTCTTTCCTTCGCTTCCGCGATGACCTCAACGGACCAGTCATGTTCCGAGGCCCTATCCAGACCACGGGTCTGCAGGATCCTGAGGGTGCTCCCAAGGGACGCCAGACCCAGCACCTGGTGTTGCGCCAGGGGCAGCAGGGTCCGTCCCTGGGACAGCTGATGCTCAAGCCAGGGGAGGAGAAGCTAGTGCGCATTCGCCTGGTTTATCCAGCTGATGCCACACCACCGCAGGTCCTCACCGTGCAGCCTGTGAAACAATCCTGAGCACGCCTAGAGATTTGCTCGTGACTGCACCCCGGAAGCGCAGGGTTTTCCCCTTCACTGCGGTGATCGGTCAGGAGGAGATGAAGCTTGCACTGCTTCTCAACGTGATTGATCCCCGCATCGGCGGCGTGATGATCATGGGAGACCGCGGCACCGGCAAATCGACAACGATTCGTGCCCTGGCGGACCTGTTGCCCGACATCGAGGTGGTGGCTGGTGACCCTTACAACAGTTCGTCCACTGATCCAGACCTGCAGAGCAGTGAGGTGCGCGAGCGGATGTCGCAGGGGGAAGCCCTCAGCACCGAGCCGCGTCAGGTTCCGATGGTGGACCTCCCCCTGGGTGCAACGGAAGACCGTCTTTGCGGCACGATCGACATCGAAAAAGCCCTGAGTGAAGGCGTGCGTGCCTTTGAGCCCGGTCTGCTGGCCAAGGCCAACCGTGGCCTCCTCTATGTGGATGAGGTGAACCTGCTCGACGATCACCTTGTCGACGTTCTGCTCGACTCCGCCGCCTCCGGCTGGAACACCGTGGAACGGGAAGGGGTGTCCGTGCGCCACCCCGCTCGATTCGTGTTGATCGGCTCCGGCAACCCGGAGGAAGGAGAACTACGGCCCCAGCTGCTCGATCGCTTCGGGATGAGCGTTGAGGTGCGCACCGTGCGCGATCCAGAGCTGCGGGTGCAGGTGGTGGACCAACGCACCGCATTTGATAGCGACCCCGATGGCTTCAGCACCGCTGTGGAGGGAAATCAGGATGCCCTACAACAACGCGTGGTAGAGGCCCAGCAGCGCCTGGACCAAGTGACCATCGACGACGATCTTCGCCTGCGCATTTCCGCCGTCTGCGGTGAGCTGGATGTGGATGGCCTGCGGGGTGACATCGTTACCAACCGTGCCGCTCGGGCTCTGGCCGCCTTCGAGGGGCGCACGGAAGTGAGCGAAGACGACGTGGCGCGCGTGGCCTCCTGCTGCCTGCGACACCGCCTGCGCAAAGACCCCCTCGAACAGGTGGATTCCGGCGACCGTGTCGTGAAAGTGTTTTGCAAGGTGTTTGAACGCAGCGAGAGCAGCGATCGCGCTGATTTCGAACTGGCCCTCGCCGCCTGATCACACCACAATCAGCCCATGCGCATCCTCGGCATCGACCCGGGCCTCGCCCGGGTGGGCTACGGGGTGATCGACATCCACGACGGATGCCAACGGATGCTCGACTGCGGCATCATCCAGACCGATTCGGGTCGCTCTGATGGTGACCGCATGGTCGAGATCGCTGGCGACCTGCGCCAGCTCATCCGGATCTGGCGGCCCGAACTGGCCGCCGTGGAGAAGTTTTTCTTCTACCGATCGAGCAACACCATCAACGTGGTTCAAGCGCGCGGCGTGGTGGTCATGACGCTGGCCCGCTTCAAGATCCCGATGGTGGAATTCCCCCCAATGCAGATCAAACTCGCCGTGGCGGGGTTCGGGCATGCCGAGAAAGATGAAGTGCTGGAGGCGGTGATGCGGGAGTTGAATCTCGATGAACCACCAAGGCCAGATGATGCGGCCGATGCCTTGGCGGTTGCTCTAACAGCTTGGCTTCAGCGATGAGCATCAAGCAGACGCTGCGCCATCACTTCAGAACGCAACGCCATCTGGGAGAAGCTGCCACCCGAGCCATCCAAGAGGCGGTAGTGGATCTGGTGAACGGGTCAAGCGGCGGCAACCGCCATGTGGGGATCTACTGGCCC
The Synechococcus sp. PROS-U-1 DNA segment above includes these coding regions:
- a CDS encoding CAAD domain-containing protein, translated to MGPVDEPRPEAETTGSDPTPTPAPLPTPEPAPTPAPTPAPAPTPAPTPDPVIASTVSIPAQDASDQDDSDQDGGEWELLVGKAKAWVEQNDLAQLWTKAQLPLRVIGGLIAFALVAKVYSGVLNTIDSLPLAPGLLELAGLIWLMNFAVRNLIRNSDRDKFITATRSTWSRITGRSS
- a CDS encoding GuaB3 family IMP dehydrogenase-related protein; its protein translation is MDIQLGRSKTVRRAYGIDEIALVPGGRTVDPEVTNTRWKLGGIERDIPIIASAMDGVVDVDMAVRLSQLGALGVLNLEGVQTRYEDPNQVLDRIAAVGKDEFVPLMQEIYSQPVQEALIRKRIQAIKAQGGIAAVSGTPVAALRFGKAIAEAGADLFFVQATVVSTDHIGPEGQETLDLEALCRDMGVPVVIGNCVTYDVAMQLMRAGAAGVMVGIGPGAACTSRGVLGVGIPQATAVADCAAARADYEKETGRYVPIVADGGIVTGGDICKCIACGADAVMIGSPIARADEAPGRGFHWGMATPSPVLPRGTRINVGSTGSIERILRGPAKLDDGTHNLLGCLKTSMGTLGARTIEEMQQVEVVVAPSLLTEGKVYQKAQHLGMGK
- the trxA gene encoding thioredoxin, translated to MSSAAAVTDASFEQDVLQSDVPVLVDFWAPWCGPCRMVAPIVEEIAKEFDGQIKVFKLNTDENPNVASQYGIRSIPTLMVFKGGQKVDTVVGAVPKATLSGTISKYL
- the hisH gene encoding imidazole glycerol phosphate synthase subunit HisH produces the protein MSLNLGLIDYGMGNLHSVETCLLRLGERCRLIKSADQLDGIDALILPGVGAFDPAMANLRATGLVPHLMSWGEDNRPLLGICLGLQLLFEHSDEGRDPGLGLLSGRVKRLPEGRGERIPHMGWAPLKHRGNCPLLDADTTSQWVYFVHSYAAVPSDRNDLRATAAFGDQEVTAMVWRGRLGACQFHPEKSSDAGEQMLRRWLAWLQRGAEPIQ
- the petG gene encoding cytochrome b6-f complex subunit V, with protein sequence MIEPLLCGIVLGLIPVTLMGLFVAAWNQYRRGGSALGG
- a CDS encoding cytochrome c; this translates as MVQPSRIAAESASADPSDRGRGLIAALVVSAATACVVLVLWVLGSAQQDPYIKASLELQGAVDHGGQLFRINCAGCHGLAGQGLVGPSLQGVSNQLKDPALVHQIISGETPPMPSFEMEPQSMADLLAYLRTLS
- a CDS encoding RNA methyltransferase is translated as MNAVVVLVEPAGPLNIGSVARLCANFGVSELRLVAPRCDHLCEQAMQMAVHGQSLLRAAVVVPDLLTAINDCRRTVGSCGRLDHGEIPLQAPEQALGWLLASDDSASSTTAPVALVFGREDRGLSNSELRLCQRILCLQSDAAYPSLNLSHAVAVVLHELARLNQGGTETCSIDPPSPDPAAAKALSAFLDDATDLLLEAGFLLEHTASARMAKVSDLLQRATVRAEEVALLRGMVRQLRWAIRAERP
- a CDS encoding serine hydrolase, encoding MANSRSSRRAAGWGGPVRLILRLVLMGVGLGLLTGTGLRLLAPRVQKQEFPLPSWLADQAVITTLLGEAVEPQPADESTKVEQDASAAAKGLQQARFAPTVEIKALSNRWTELAAQQSDLQASAYLLILDDGRFAAMHAERPMPAASSIKTPILLAVLELLDQGTLQWNEPLTLTQELVGGGAGWMASRPLGSRFPTYEVATEMIRVSDNSATNLMIARAGGMEQINARFQVLDLPATVVNNWLPDLDGTNTTSARDLSRAIALVDSGEVLGPRSRDLFREVMGTSVTNTLLPTGLMRGLGGAQGAPDDSLARKGYRVYNKTGDIGLAYADAGLIELPDGRRAVAGFLVKGPFNDPRSTELIRQLSAAMAPHLKPIPAPPKP
- a CDS encoding DUF3370 domain-containing protein; the protein is MKLATLLSATCVCVAAMPVSAEVFERQQSVRPLPGGLDSVLMVNDNNPELIQDDGILISTFPDGKEASVPVVLNGRFDLFSHHVYAGDAEGSPTSTLWLAVLAAPLGDAPVTLQLLSGSTSLSQATEPGQTQAPFLPLPSLMRETTEVVAAGPGSRVAGDLLAGRRAPELANRRWTLPPGLPTRIVLLPIPVAGLDPLLNGRNLQLRFQSSGPVAIATLAAHGNDGQAPDDQHWLQLLKAQRMSSKEHQPTPRGSKGKIIYSRVSGVQIGSSWRGRITDPGSPVLAAPKEPISWPISSLERGTLATKQVQTAELRSFYPGTAWAAHGNYGVEYDLTLPLKNTGSASLTLQLSLDSPLKGNSQTSFLRFRDDLNGPVMFRGPIQTTGLQDPEGAPKGRQTQHLVLRQGQQGPSLGQLMLKPGEEKLVRIRLVYPADATPPQVLTVQPVKQS
- the bchI gene encoding magnesium chelatase ATPase subunit I, whose translation is MTAPRKRRVFPFTAVIGQEEMKLALLLNVIDPRIGGVMIMGDRGTGKSTTIRALADLLPDIEVVAGDPYNSSSTDPDLQSSEVRERMSQGEALSTEPRQVPMVDLPLGATEDRLCGTIDIEKALSEGVRAFEPGLLAKANRGLLYVDEVNLLDDHLVDVLLDSAASGWNTVEREGVSVRHPARFVLIGSGNPEEGELRPQLLDRFGMSVEVRTVRDPELRVQVVDQRTAFDSDPDGFSTAVEGNQDALQQRVVEAQQRLDQVTIDDDLRLRISAVCGELDVDGLRGDIVTNRAARALAAFEGRTEVSEDDVARVASCCLRHRLRKDPLEQVDSGDRVVKVFCKVFERSESSDRADFELALAA
- the ruvC gene encoding crossover junction endodeoxyribonuclease RuvC, coding for MRILGIDPGLARVGYGVIDIHDGCQRMLDCGIIQTDSGRSDGDRMVEIAGDLRQLIRIWRPELAAVEKFFFYRSSNTINVVQARGVVVMTLARFKIPMVEFPPMQIKLAVAGFGHAEKDEVLEAVMRELNLDEPPRPDDAADALAVALTAWLQR